A region of the Primulina eburnea isolate SZY01 chromosome 7, ASM2296580v1, whole genome shotgun sequence genome:
tgttttatgatattattaatttttgtttattgaatttataaatttttcttatgtataattttttaaaaaatactaataaaagtctttaaatttcttagtaTAACAAAACTCTTCGAATTATTctaaaaaattcatattttataatattattaatatattaacattcataattattgatataaattctccaaaaaaaattattaaactcTTTGTCTTCGATTTTtagttaaaaaattataaatatattaatattaacttggtattattatatatttatcataatatataattttttccatATATCTTATAgtataatttattacttaattattaattaaaaagagTATAGTTACAAAATCGTATTAAAAAGACAATAAAGCTGGAataatcaatcttaaaagaGCCAACACCAATGACAAGTTAATGACGGTGAGGTTCTGGATTAACCTTCTCCTTCCCCAACACCAATAACAAGTCAAGTAGTAATGAAGAATTTAGGAAGCAGAGAGTTTCAGTTTCAGACAATAACAGTGCTTATTATTAGTTTACAAAAAGCGTTGTTCTAAGTTTCCAACCAGTTTAGAAGAAAGCATACAAACATGGGTAGTAAAGTCGTTCCACCGCATAAACTTAACACCAAAAACTTAATCTCAATCCACATTGCAAGAACATTATTGTTGTGTAAAATATTACACACACAATGAAGTAAAGAATCCAAAAAATTTCTACCTCACTTTCTTCACCGATTCTTCCTCCTTTCCTTATATAAACTGACCCAAAGATTCGAAATCCACAGTATACTAACTGAAATAGCCACGACCACAACAAAAATCCACGATATCCACACCCATTGGGGTATGGCACCGTCACCAGCCCCGCTAACAAGCATTTGATTCACAAAATAAGGCGCCAAAAAACCCCGGACGACAGTGTACAAAGCGTAAAAGGGAGGGGACAAGAAATCATAGAGTGTGGCAGCAAATTTGAGATCCGACCGTCGAGCACCTGCTAAAGTCCAGAGGTTCTGGCAGAAGCTGGTAACCTCGGCCAGAATAAGAAGCACGAGAATCGCAAAGGCCCCATGATAAGCAACGTAGCGACATGTCAAGAAGACGAAGAGAGTGCACAAATGGTGGCCGATGTAGAGAATGTCGGTGGGGGAAAAGAGGAACAGATGGAGGAGATCCATCAAGAAATAGGCAACACTGTATTCGAGAACCAGATTCTGTAGCGGCGTGTTTGGGGAGTGAAAGTGGATGGTGGGATCGGAGAGAATGGCGTAAGAGGCTAAGAACACGGCCGGGGTGCCGTGAGCTAGGGATATGGAGAGCTGGAAGCTTCGGGCCTCAGGTCTGGTGCCCAAGCCCGGAAAAGGATAAAGAAAGCAGCGAGGTATACGATGAGATACATGATCAGAAACAAGGGAAGGGGATTATTTATATCCTCCATCATCGTCTCAACAACAACACGAGAAGAGAAACAAAAGATACAAAGATGGGATGGGACGGGCGGCGTTTTCTATGTAGAAATAAGTTGTTTTATCGATACAAATAATACATCCTTGACTTTTTACTTCAGCCGTTGGATTGGATTTCCTTCATCTCACAAAAGGTCGTTTCAaactctttttttattttttttttataatagcAAAAACAAATATCCAATCCAAAATATTAGACATACACGCCCTCTAAAACCCCTTCTTTAAACACCATACCTTCCTTTCCCCAAACTGTTTCCTACGTTAACATGCACACACGAATGGCTTAAATCCCCCGCCACCTCTCCTTGTTTCCGTGGATAATTCCTTTTTTCCCAAAGATTTTGAAAAAGACTACTTCATTTGCATGCACcgcttctttttcttttcttagtTCGAGCATCAGGTTCTCCATATACTCTTACTTCTATAACAGCAGGGCGGCAGAAGAAGATGGGGGAAGAGAAGAGACTAATCAATTTCTCCTTTCTCTACATCTCCATCACATTTGGAATACTGTTCGGTTCGCCATTTTCCTCCTCATATTTCATGTACAATCCAAGTTGTTCCAAAGGATTTCAGTCTCCAAAAATGAAATCACCAAACCCATCATGGGTTTGATCTTCAACAAATTGATAGCTCCCATTCATTTCAACCTTCTTCTCCATCTAGATCGGAAATAAATCCCGTTAAACCTGCAAAGATAAAAATCTTTTAGATAGCAAAAACTCAGGGCTGAccttgagtactgcttatcgGGCTAGCTTTCTCTGCCTTTTCAATTCAGCTGCTGCTTCTGCTTCTGCTCGCGTTCGAGCATCTTCCGCAGCTCTGGCTTCTGCTTGCGGTCTAGCCTTCTCTGGTCATTTGATAGTAAATTTGTAAGTTCATTTTCTTCAGATTTCATCTACCAAAATAGTTATCAAGAAACAGGTTAGAGTAACCTCTTTTTTTGTGCATCTCAAGCTCTTCTCTCTCCTGTCAAAGTTTCTCGGGATCCCCTTATCATCCTGCTAGGAGCGGACTCAAAACTTGTGGATATGAAGTAACCCTAAGGATTCAAAGATTGTTAAACATCAAAGACACTAGAAGAAATCCACTGCACGATACCTGACCAAGGGCTTCTTCTTGAGCTTTTAAGAATGTGTGCGCAAATTGATTCTTCAGGAGAGCAGCCCTATACAGCTTGTCGGGGGAGACCTGTCTCTCAGCTTGTGCGGTCACACCTGAAATGCCTAACAATGAAAGACAATGAAGGACGAATTTTCAGTGCCGGTTTGTCATTTTTTATGCTTACCGTCCTCATTAGCGTCAGAATCATTTCCATGCGGCTCTACAGAGAAGTTTGTTCTTGCTGGTTCAACTCACTGACAGATGCTGAAGAAAAACAATTGCACATATATCAATACCCATGAATGGCTCATGCcactgaaaaaaaaaacttatcaaCACTTGATAAAACAATATATCAACTTATAATAGTTCTGATCCGGAGCAAACATAACGTACAATGACCTCTGTCCTAAAAAATAGCAAATATCAAGACGGATCATCCCAAAATCCAGAAGACGGTGCTGAACAAAAAATAAACTGATACGCCTTAACAAATCCAGAGCATTAtttgttaaaaataattatagttCTAGTAATTTACAGCTTCAAAATCTCCGGCATGAGAATTAAGGCATGGAAATGGAAGGTTAATGATAAAGTGCGGAAGGAAAATTCTGAGAATGCTTCTTTATTCACGCATTAACTATTTACAAAGACAAGCAATGGCTATTTATAGTAATTGAACTCCTATGATAAACGTGATATGACAAAACACGTTTATTGTATTGACCTAATGCTTACTAGTCAACACTAGCTAACACACCCCCCGCAAGCTTGGTATAGATTGCAAAGACCAAGCTTGGACAATAAAAATGCATGTTGCTCGCTGCCCAAACTCTTGGTGAAGACATCAGCGAGTTGTTGATCGGTAGAGATGTGAACTGGTTGAATAATCCCGAGCTTGATTTTTTCTCGAATCAAATGACAGTCGATCTCAATGTGTTTAGTACGCTCGTGATATATCGGGTTCACAGCTATATGTAGGGCAGCcttattatcacaaaataaaaGTGTTGGACTGGACAACGAAAGACCCATATCACGAAGAAGACCACGGATCCAAACTACCTCACAAGCTGTAGTAGCCATGGCCCGATATTCAGCCTCAGCCGAAGATCTGGACACGGTATTCTGTTTCTTGGTGCGCCAAGACAACAAGGAGCCACCAAGTTTAATACAAAAGCCAGTTAATGAACGACGAGACATAGGACATGAAGCCCAATCAGAGTCGCAATATGCAAGGAGTGTTAATGAATTGTGGGAAGGCAACAAGATACCCAAACCAGGAGAACTCTTCAGATATTTCACCACTCTAACAGCAGCATCCATATGGGATTGCTTTGGAGAATGCATAAATTGACTGAGATGCTGCACAACATAACAAATGTCAGGCCGTGTGATGGTAAGATAAACCAATCGACCGATCAATCGTTGATAAGCATCTCTATCTGGTAGTAAAGGATCATCTGGTTGAACAGCTGAAGTTTGAGTGACGATGGAATCTAATTCCACGGTGGTGAACTTCTTGTGTTGCTCCATTGGAGTGGCAAAAGGCTTGCTGCAAGAAACACCAACATCCTGAATAAGCTCAAGGGCATATTTCCTTTGATTGAGAAAAATGCCATCACGAGAACGTGCAAATTCAATGCCCAAAAAATACTTCAATCTTCCAAGATCACGGATTTGCAATTGGGAATGCAGAAAACTTTTCAAATCAGAAATTAGTTTTGCACTACTTCCAGTAACAATTATGTCGTCTACATAGACCACAAGAATAGTAAGCTGGTCAGAGTCTTTTCGAACAAATAAGGAATGATCATGCTGCGATTGAGTGTAACCTGCCACACTCATGATACCAGCGAATTTGATATTCCATTGGCGAGAGGCTTGCTTAAGTCCATACAACGACTTACGCAAACGACATGCCTGTCTTTTATCTTGAATATGATAACCAAGGGGAAGAGTCATAAATATCTCTTCATCGAAATCACCTTGAAGAAAAGCATTGGCCACATCCATTTGTGTAACAGGCCAGTTATTTACAGCTGCTAAACTCAACAAACAGCGGATAGTTACAATCTTAGCTGTGGGAGAAAAGGTATCGTGGAAGTCAATACCCGGTTGCTGAGTATAACCCTTCGCAACTAAGCGTGCTTTGAATTTATCCACTGAACCATTGGCATTATACTTAATTTTGTATACCCAACGACATCCAACGGGTTTAATATTTGGTGGGAGAGCAACCACATCCCAAGTGTGGTTGGATTCCAAGGCAACAAGTTCCAAATCCATGGCATTTTTCCATCTAGGATCCTGAATGGCCTCATGATATGAACGAGGTTCATGGACAGAGGAAATGGCAGCCACAAAACGTTGATATGGTGGAGAAAATTTGGAATAAGACAGATGACGTGATAAAGGATATTCACAATTAGAATAATGACTCCGGGAAAGAGTTGGACAAGAAAAATCCTGAGTCCAACGAGGAGGAACACTTGTCCTAGAAGATCGACGCAAAGGATGGAAGGCACTAAGATCATGTAAGGGTAATTCAGGAGGGTCAGAAGCAAGTGAAGGGTATTCAACAGAATCTGAATTAACAGAATGAAAGGGAAAATGAGGAATAAAAGGAGTCGCTTGggcaaaaggaaaaatgttttcaTGAAAAACAATGTACCTCGAGGTAAGCAGCTTCTGAGTTTCAAGATTCATCACCTTATATCCTTTTTGTACATTGGAATAGCCCAGAAAAACACAAGCAGATGCACGGGCAAAGAATTTATGATCATGATGAGGAGAGGTAACATAACACAGACAACCAAGTGTTCTTAAATGATTGTAAGAGGGAACTTTATGAAACAAGGACTCTGACCGAGTATTTCGGTTGGGAACaaatctagcaagcggactaggtcaagttatagtaaatggacgatgagtccaagtatcgatcccacagagactaatatttaattactagaattTTTATCACTTAACTTAAGctagacaaaataaataaaaagatgatacgtggattattaatctaaactttaaataaaataattgcaatTAAAAACGAGGGATTCAAATATCAAGGAGggattcaaattcaaataaataactaaGACACACAACGGTACCAAACTCTACTATATTGACACGTGTTAAaatccaattaattatttaattcatgACAATCACGGTGAAATCcccaattttatttattaaacgattcCTCGAGTTAATAAACCTATTTAAgtctaacagtccaattatttctaattgaatttaattagatttaaatgcattaaatcttcgtggaatttcagttttcacctaaaaccgcacactgaaaccgaatactatttctagtcagtttaaccatgtgttgatgACGTCTTTGTTGCTATATTTAATCAATCATCTTCCGAGTCGTGATTAATCAACTTACATGTAAATAGTTGATCAGGCTATTAACAAGAAATATTAAACTAACatcaatcaataattaaaatcaagaaaaataatataatgaaaataaaacaaatatcaaataaagTATTGTTTGGTCCTATTGTGGTCTTAGCCTAAAGAAAATTATTCCAtgaattcaaaagaaaagtgaGAACACATATTTAAGTTCAtagaagaaaacaaaataaagaatgagtgGAAGGAATTCTCAGTGATTTGtagtgtgtgtgaggaattcctCGCTGGTTTTGCCTTCCTTCTTCCTCCCTTCTTTTCCTTCTTCCGCGTTGTTCTGCTATTCCTTTGTTCTGCACTTCCGTTCCCTCTCCTTCCTTCTCTGTCTCTCTCTTCTGCACGCTTCTCTCCTCTCTCTTCCTTCTCCCTGGTGTTCTTCTTCCGTGTGGTATTCTGTTCTCTTTCTTTCTCTCTCCTCTGCCTCCTTTTCTGTACGCTTCTCTCCTCTGCCTCTCTCTTCCGCGCTGATATTTTCTCTTTTGTGCGCCTCCTTTTTCACGTCTCAGCCTCCTCTCCTTTTATCCTTGCTCAATGGGCctccttctttctttccttctaaGCCCATGTCAAGCTTAACCCTTGTAAATAAGATTgtagattttattttcaaatatgagACTCAATCTTTATCAAAACTTCAATAATATcaagataataaaatataagaatattttatttcttttcctttggtattttctttctttggagtcttgtaaatttattttatttccaaaTTTAATCATTGTTCCTCTTTTATTTAAATCTACAATTATTAATTCAATTAAGCATATAATTAGGGATAAAAAGCCTAGATAAGCACAAATAAAATCTCTAAAAATCTCTATAAGATTTGGGCTTATCAATCCCCCCACACTTAGcctttgttcgtcctcgaacaaatcaaagaataaaaatattatgaaggAATACTCAATGATTCACCACAACAAATGACACAATCAACACTTTTCAACCTACCAAATTCCGTCACACTCAATCAAAAGATCACACGtcgaaaatcataaaattcacTTTCGTTGCAACTTTAAAACTCAAGCattcactagaaaagatcaagaTAATGAGACGTGTGTAGTGTGGAAGTCAAAACTCATATTCCTCAAAGGTGTTTTAGTTCAAGGAATGCTCATATTTTCtggatttttttttcaaagaaaCTCTCCATAAGCTTGTATTTCATATCTTTCTCCACTAAATGTTGGAGGAATATGACCCGGTCAATAGGTCTTTTAAGCTTATAATGTAAGGccacggctcacggctacaataaaggttgggagattcaaaatgagagaaaataaacaattattCCTTCAGCGCATTCCTTCATCTCTTATCTTCCTCCTCATTGAATTTCATCATTCCTCCAGCTAACTTTTTCATCTTCCTTGTACTTTCATTCATATTCccccatatatttttttttctccagCTTCTTTCAATCTTCAACAACATTcccttttagttttttttttcaataaccACATCATACAACATTCATTCCTCCTCCTTttcttttataattatatatatcttttCATCAATCCCTTTCTCATTCTTCatgattttttttcaaattcctCCAACTTTTTCTTATCAATTATCAACACATGGGagttattgaaaattttaaagcgcTAAAGgggtttatttctctcaaaattaaggTAGAGGAATAGTGTATGAGCTAAAAATGGGTAGTTGATGTGGGATTTTGAAAGAATACGAatgggggctaattgtatgtctTTGACACACTCCATTCGATTTTTTATAGGCTCAAAAGAGGATACTAGGGATATAAATGATgcatttggtaggctcgaaaggctcaaacggtccaaaaatcgcctaaatcatccctaagtcattCTCCTCCGTATTTTCGCCTCGAAAGATAATCAGGTAAGTTCTagattgtttcttttctttctctttttttttcaattttttttttatgagctCACTTTTTACTAATTCACGATTAATTCATATAAGTATGACCTAAAGTGCATAGATTATGTCTCAAAATATGATACAAAACTAGTTTGTGCTCAAATCCTTCGGCTACAACTACAGCTCATCTCAATCAATTCTAGGTGGGATGTAATTTCTTGAGTGTTCAAAAATCTAGAAAGTCAATTAGTGTGTCATGAAATCACAAGTGCAGTTTCTCAAAgaataaccaaaaaaaaaaaaaaaaaaattttcatgCTCGAGGATTAAACATTGAAGCACATGTTAAGTGTGGTGACATGAAACAAACACAAATTCCCCCCACACTTAGATTTACACTGTCCTCAGTGTCATGCTATTCAAAAAGAATATAAAAGTTGGATGTAGAATAGTAAGAGAGCACTTCCCTGACAGTGTTGCTTTAAATTCCATAGAGTGCTACATGGGGATGGTAGAATTCCTCAGTGCTGGAAATCTTTTATTTCAACAGTTTAGCTTTTCCAGAGTCTAAGGCATCTTACTTCATTCCAATATTTCCTACACACACCAAAATCACAGAGGATTAAACtaacaaaatgaaaaaaaaacaaaaataaaaatgaaatgacatgaaataaaataaatcactgggttgcctcccagcaaGCGCTAAATTGATTGTCTATAGCTAGACAATGGAGAAGCAGCCTTCAAATAGCGGCTTCCGCCCATAGTAAGTATCATACGATATTACATATGGGTCTTGATTATGTGTGCCCTCAAGTTTGGCATGATATTGACATTGTAAGCTCGTCGCTCCAACAACACTCGGCAAAGACTGATTATTAGGGGAAAAACAATCTAATCCATGATCAAGCCCGTAGAAGATGTAATATTCTTGAGTTTGCTTTGATGGAAATAAAGAATCTGCTGGTGGAATATATGTTAAGACCATGTATGAGTTCAAATCCTTCGACTTGTGTTCTTCTACATCCTCCAACTTCACTTCTGCCTCATCTTTGCGTATGGATTCCTCGAAGAATTCTTCTTCCTCCAGCTCCACTTCTGCCTCATCTTTGCATAGGGATTCTTCCAACTCCACTTCTGCCTCATCTTTGCATATAGATTCCTCGAAGAATTCTTCTTCCT
Encoded here:
- the LOC140836248 gene encoding LOW QUALITY PROTEIN: TLC domain-containing protein At5g14285 (The sequence of the model RefSeq protein was modified relative to this genomic sequence to represent the inferred CDS: inserted 1 base in 1 codon) yields the protein MMEDINNPLPLFLIMYLIVYLAAFFILFRAWAPDLRPEASSSXISLAHGTPAVFLASYAILSDPTIHFHSPNTPLQNLVLEYSVAYFLMDLLHLFLFSPTDILYIGHHLCTLFVFLTCRYVAYHGAFAILVLLILAEVTSFCQNLWTLAGARRSDLKFAATLYDFLSPPFYALYTVVRGFLAPYFVNQMLVSGAGDGAIPQWVWISWIFVVVVAISVSILWISNLWVSLYKERRKNR